The Rhinolophus ferrumequinum isolate MPI-CBG mRhiFer1 unplaced genomic scaffold, mRhiFer1_v1.p scaffold_84_arrow_ctg1, whole genome shotgun sequence genome window below encodes:
- the LOC117020100 gene encoding LOW QUALITY PROTEIN: zinc finger protein 658-like (The sequence of the model RefSeq protein was modified relative to this genomic sequence to represent the inferred CDS: deleted 2 bases in 1 codon) yields the protein MNIAQGSLSFEDVTVEFTQEEWPYLGPAQRALYRDVMLENYSHLVSVGYCITKPQVIFKLEQEEEPWSLGEEFLNQRYPGYYKVDIHITRNQEKQEKLLWQVIVSDNKTLSKEEQKVIAKPVNLDITPEFPQKMSSQSGLTEEESYQDDEFRKNCDKATVLNQMRTGTREKCFDINECGRSCHKTTIVEFNKVSSVTTNYECNESENNFNSNSPCTPPQLAITKQQAFERSKCEENLSQNLSHLVHQKIQSGDKFCVFHRGANDFSQELHHTMHQITQTKEKVYKSGKYGECLYQNSLLCVHQESDPGEKSLESNECRKSFYEKAYLIQHQRTCSGEKTCEYEESRKSFCSNLHTIHYPDTHMGVNLCECNECRKTFYQTSNASEHLTIHRRKKIYDNNESGKSYKKPALLVHQTTDTEMKPYQSNKYGKSFFKMAQLKEHQRIHTGNKPYDCNECGKPFPHNSTLRVHQRFHTGVKSNVCNEYGKTFSKKSNFTAQQRIHTGQKPYMCNDCGRSCSCNSTLRIPTGEKSYECHDCKKTFAYNSAFRAHQKTHTGEKLYQCNECGKTFSQKSHLSAHHRIHTGEKPYECSECGKTFSQKSNLSGHERIHKGEKPYECKECGKTFVFKAALIVHQRIHTGEKPYECSECGKTFSRKSYVSAHQRIHTGEKPYECSDCGRTFASNSAFRVHQRSHTGEKPYECSDCGKTFYMISHLRAHTRTHTGERPYECSICGKPFALKSKLRIHQRIHTGEKPYECTECGKAFSRKSNATAHQRIHTGEKPYGCNECGKTFVRKTALRVHHNRMHSGEKPYECNECGKTIVYKAALIVHQRIHTREKPYKGNDCGKTFADSSSLRAHQIIHTGETLCI from the exons GGATCCCTGTCATTCGAAGACGTGACTGTGGAGTTCACCCAGGAGGAGTGGCCGTACCTGGGCCCTGCTCAGAGGGCCCTCTACAgagatgtgatgctggagaactacagCCACCTGGTCTCCGTGG GGTATTGCATTACCAAACCCCAGGTGATCTTCAAGTTGGAGCAAGAGGAAGAGCCCTGGTCCTTAGGGGAAGAATTCCTAAACCAGAGGTACCCAG gaTATTACAAAGTTGACATCCACATTACGAGGAAccaggaaaaacaagagaaacttTTGTGGCAAGTAATAGTCAGTGACAACAAAACATTGAGTAAAGAAGAGCAGAAAGTTATAGCAAAACCAGTTAATCTGGATATAACTCCAGAATTTCCACAAAAAATGTCCT CTCAGAGTGGTCTAACAGAAGAGGAATCCTATCAGGATGATGAATTTAGGAAAAACTGTGATAAAGCAACTGTGTTGAACCAAATGAGAACTGGCACAAGAGAGAAGTGCTTTGATATTAATGAATGTGGGAGATCGTGTCACAAAACCACCATTGTGGAATTCAATAAAGTTAGCAGCGTTACAACAAACTATGAATgtaatgaaagtgaaaataactTCAACAGCAATTCACCCTGCACTCCACCTCAGCTAGCAATTACAAAACAGCAAGCTTTTGAAAGGAGTAAATGTGAAGAAAACTTGAGCCAAAACTTATCCCATCTAGTACATCAGAAGATACAAAGTGGAGATAAGTTCTGTGTTTTTCATAGAGGTGCAAATGACTTCTCCCAGGAATTACACCATACAATGCATCAGATAACTCAGACAAAAGAGAAAGTCTACAAGAGTGGTAAATATGGGGAATGCTTGTATCAAAACTCACTTCTCTGTGTACATCAGGAAAGTGACCCAGGAGAGAAGTCATTAGAAAGTAATGAATGCAGGAAATCCTTTTACGAGAAAGCATACCTCATTCAGCATCAGAGGACCTGCTCAGGAGAGAAAACGTGTGAATATGAGGAAAGCAGGAAATCCTTTTGTTCAAATTTACACACTATTCACTATCCTGATACTCATATGGGGGTCAATCTCtgtgaatgtaatgaatgtaggAAAACTTTCTATCAGACATCAAATGCCAGTGAACATCTGACAattcacagaaggaagaaaatttatGATAACAATGAATCTGGGAAATCATACAAGAAACCTGCCCTCTTAGTACACCAGAcaacagacacagaaatgaaaCCCTATCAAAGTAATAAATATGGGAAATCATTCTTCAAGATGGCACAGCTCAaagaacatcagagaattcacacaggaaATAAACCCTATGactgtaatgaatgtgggaaaccTTTTCCTCACAATTCAACTCTCAGAGTACACCAGAGATTTCACACAGGTGTAAAATCCAATGTGTGTAATGAGTATGGGAAAACTTTCTCCAAAAAGTCAAACTTTACTGCACagcagagaattcacacagggcAGAAACCTTATATGTGTAATGACTGTGGGAGATCTTGCTCCTGTAATTCAACCCTTAGAATTCCTACAGGGGAGAAATCATATGAATGTCATGACTGTAAGAAGACTTTTGCGTATAATTCAGCCTTCAGAGCACATCAGAAAactcacactggggagaaactctatcaatgtaatgaatgtgggaaaactttttcCCAAAAGTCACACCTCAGTGCACATCACAGAATTCATACAGGtgaaaaaccctatgaatgtagtgaatgtgggaaaacctttTCTCAGAAATCAAACCTCAGTGGACATGAGAGAATTCACAAAGGGgaaaaaccttatgaatgtaaggaatgtgggaaaaccTTTGTCTTTAAAGCAGCCCTCATAGTCCATCAAagaattcacacaggagagaaaccctatgaatgtagtgaatgtgggaaaactttctccCGGAAGTCATATGTCAGtgcacatcagagaattcacacaggggagaaaccctatgaatgtagtGACTGTGGGAGAACTTTTGCCTCCAATTCAGCCTTCAGGGTACACCAGAGAagtcacacaggggagaaaccctatgaatgtagtGACTGTGGGAAAACGTTTTACATGATATCACACCTTAGAGCACATACAAGGACTCACACAGGAGAGAGACCCTATGAATGTAGTATATGTGGGAAACCTTTTGCCCTTAAATCAAAACTCAGaatacatcagagaattcacacaggagagaaaccctatgaatgtactgaatgtgggaaagctttctcCCGGAAGTCAAATGCCACtgcacatcagagaattcacacaggagagaaaccctatggatgtaatgaatgtgggaaaacttttgtCCGTAAGACAGCACTTAGAGTACACCACAACAGAATGCACAGCGGAGAGAAA ccctatgaatgtaatgaatgtgggaaaaccaTTGTCTACAAAGCAGCCCTCATAGTCCATCAAAGAATTCACACAAGAGAGAAACCCTATAAAGGTAATGACTGTGGGAAAACTTTTGCAGACAGTTCATCCCTCCGGGCACATCAGATAATTCACACGGGAGAAACCCTGTGCATATAA